In a genomic window of Tissierella sp. Yu-01:
- a CDS encoding ABC transporter permease, translating into MKLIITSLEQGLIFAILAMGVFLTYKVLNESDLSVEGTFPFGAFIFAKFISMGLDPIVSTLFAFCLGTLAGLMTSILFIKLKIRPLLAGILTMTMLYSVNLRINGKSNVPLFSYGSVFDLGSTLIILVILVVAIKLILDTFLKTETGYLVIATGDNETLVKSLGANSNKYKIIAFMLANGLISLSGALMAQYQGFADATMGAGVIVVALASIIIGDTIKKNSNWFKSTSRAIMGAVIYKIMGGIAIDLGLAPTDLKAISAIIVIVFIAYNNFSVDLLGMKNRKERRATNVKNTKPIKDF; encoded by the coding sequence ATGAAATTAATTATAACGTCATTAGAACAAGGTTTGATATTTGCAATTTTAGCTATGGGTGTTTTCTTAACATATAAAGTGTTAAATGAATCCGACTTATCAGTTGAAGGTACTTTCCCTTTCGGTGCCTTCATCTTCGCTAAGTTCATCTCCATGGGATTAGATCCTATTGTAAGTACACTTTTTGCCTTTTGTTTAGGTACTTTAGCTGGACTGATGACTTCTATACTTTTTATTAAACTTAAGATTAGACCCCTATTAGCCGGAATATTGACTATGACTATGCTTTACTCCGTAAATCTTAGAATCAATGGCAAATCCAATGTTCCACTTTTTAGCTATGGTTCTGTATTTGATTTAGGGTCTACTCTTATTATCTTAGTTATATTAGTTGTTGCTATTAAGCTTATACTAGATACTTTTCTTAAGACTGAAACTGGATATTTAGTAATTGCAACTGGTGACAATGAAACATTAGTTAAGTCCTTAGGTGCTAATAGCAATAAATACAAGATTATCGCTTTTATGCTTGCAAATGGATTGATTTCTTTAAGTGGTGCACTGATGGCTCAATATCAAGGATTTGCTGATGCAACCATGGGAGCTGGAGTTATTGTAGTTGCTCTTGCTTCTATTATCATCGGAGATACAATTAAGAAGAATTCAAATTGGTTTAAGAGCACTTCAAGAGCTATTATGGGCGCAGTAATATACAAGATTATGGGCGGTATTGCTATAGATTTGGGTTTAGCCCCTACTGACTTAAAGGCAATTAGTGCAATAATAGTTATAGTATTTATAGCATATAACAATTTTTCAGTAGATTTATTAGGAATGAAGAATAGAAAAGAAAGGAGAGCTACAAATGTTAAGAATACAAAACCTATCAAAGACTTTTAA
- a CDS encoding ABC transporter substrate-binding protein yields MKKGKVSKLVALAMAGMMVLSGCSTGGTQAVDKNEETKTYTIGISQLAEHPALDDARRGFEDGLQELGVNAEIVYQNAQGDIPNTVSIAQKFVQDDVDLIYAIATPAAQSAKQATAEIPILFSAVTDPVQSEIVADWENVGGNVTGTSDKAPVEAQLKMFKQLDPSIETIGIIYNTSEANSEIQIKEVEELAPNEGLKVVKIGVTSVNEMPQALDSLLSKVDALYALSDNLVASSVELVSNKLIENKMISVCAEESQVGGGILITNGLSYYELGKQTAKMAKEILVDGKDVSTIPVGVAEKTITTVNETTLEALGLDQGNPTLKDAVRVGK; encoded by the coding sequence ATGAAAAAAGGTAAAGTAAGTAAATTAGTGGCATTAGCAATGGCAGGTATGATGGTTTTAAGTGGTTGTAGCACAGGTGGAACTCAGGCTGTAGATAAAAATGAAGAAACTAAGACTTATACAATAGGAATTAGTCAATTAGCAGAACATCCTGCATTAGATGATGCAAGACGTGGTTTTGAAGATGGATTGCAAGAACTTGGAGTTAATGCAGAAATAGTATACCAAAATGCACAGGGAGATATTCCTAATACAGTAAGTATAGCTCAGAAATTTGTCCAGGACGATGTTGATTTAATATATGCGATTGCGACACCTGCAGCACAAAGTGCTAAACAGGCAACAGCAGAAATCCCTATATTATTCAGTGCAGTAACTGACCCTGTTCAATCTGAAATAGTTGCAGATTGGGAAAATGTTGGTGGTAATGTAACTGGTACTTCTGACAAAGCCCCAGTAGAAGCCCAATTGAAGATGTTCAAGCAACTTGATCCAAGTATAGAAACAATAGGGATTATTTATAACACAAGTGAAGCTAACTCAGAAATTCAAATTAAAGAAGTTGAAGAATTAGCACCAAATGAAGGTTTAAAAGTTGTAAAAATTGGTGTAACATCAGTAAATGAAATGCCACAGGCTCTAGATTCTTTATTAAGTAAGGTAGATGCCCTATACGCATTAAGTGATAATCTGGTAGCTTCATCTGTTGAATTAGTATCTAATAAATTAATTGAGAATAAAATGATTTCAGTTTGTGCTGAGGAATCACAAGTAGGCGGAGGAATTCTTATAACAAACGGATTAAGTTATTACGAATTAGGAAAACAAACAGCTAAAATGGCTAAAGAAATTTTAGTAGATGGAAAAGATGTATCAACTATCCCAGTTGGAGTTGCTGAAAAAACTATAACTACAGTTAATGAGACAACATTAGAAGCATTAGGTTTAGATCAAGGTAACCCAACTTTAAAGGATGCAGTAAGAGTAGGAAAATAA
- a CDS encoding YbaK/EbsC family protein: MTIESVRRQFENEGLNLEVIEMDTSTATVELAANALGVEPARIAKTMALRQKDRDILIVAKGDVRIDNRKYKEYFHEKAKFINAEDLDDATGHPVGGVCPFGLVKPIDIYLDESLKVFDYVFPAGGGPNTCVRIDVKYLAEVTKGKWIDVCKE, encoded by the coding sequence ATGACAATAGAGAGTGTAAGAAGGCAATTCGAAAATGAAGGGTTAAATTTAGAGGTAATAGAGATGGATACCAGTACTGCAACTGTTGAATTGGCTGCAAATGCATTGGGTGTAGAACCGGCAAGGATTGCTAAAACAATGGCATTAAGGCAGAAAGATAGAGATATTTTAATTGTTGCTAAGGGAGATGTAAGAATAGACAATAGAAAATATAAGGAGTATTTTCACGAAAAAGCTAAATTTATTAATGCTGAGGACTTAGATGATGCAACAGGTCATCCGGTAGGAGGTGTTTGTCCCTTTGGTTTAGTCAAGCCAATTGACATCTATTTAGATGAGTCATTAAAGGTATTCGATTATGTATTCCCAGCTGGTGGAGGACCAAATACATGCGTAAGAATTGATGTGAAGTATCTAGCAGAAGTTACCAAGGGCAAATGGATTGATGTATGTAAGGAGTAG
- a CDS encoding bZIP transcription factor produces MNKRIRFVLMTLLLLLLFSSCTPVADKELQEELEAKNEIITSLERENKELEDRITELEQEVSNNPIDPESNNLLYTASKVVNLLKNKDMEGVSAYVHPSKGVRFSPYGTIDVESDQVFIQNQVAELLSDSQSYTWGNYDGTGDPIDLNYNDYYNRFIYDVDFANPHMIGNNVAIGKGNTLNNITEAYPNGEFIEFHFTGYEAKYEGLDWKSLRLVFEEDNGIYYLIGIVHDEWTI; encoded by the coding sequence ATGAATAAAAGGATTAGATTTGTTTTAATGACGCTATTGCTTTTATTACTTTTTTCTTCGTGTACACCTGTGGCAGATAAGGAATTACAAGAAGAATTAGAAGCTAAAAATGAAATAATTACTAGTTTAGAACGAGAAAACAAGGAATTAGAGGATAGGATAACTGAACTAGAACAAGAAGTAAGTAATAATCCTATAGATCCTGAATCTAATAATTTGTTATATACAGCATCAAAGGTTGTTAATTTGCTTAAAAATAAGGATATGGAAGGAGTGTCAGCTTATGTACATCCTTCAAAAGGGGTGCGTTTTAGTCCATATGGGACAATAGATGTGGAATCCGATCAAGTCTTTATTCAGAATCAGGTAGCAGAATTATTAAGTGACAGTCAATCATATACATGGGGAAATTACGATGGCACAGGCGATCCAATAGACTTAAATTATAATGATTATTACAATAGGTTTATCTACGATGTAGATTTTGCAAATCCACATATGATTGGAAACAATGTAGCAATAGGCAAGGGTAATACCTTAAACAATATTACGGAAGCCTATCCAAATGGAGAGTTCATCGAGTTTCATTTTACTGGTTACGAAGCTAAATATGAAGGACTAGATTGGAAGAGCTTAAGGTTGGTATTTGAAGAGGATAATGGGATATATTATCTAATTGGAATAGTTCATGATGAATGGACAATATAA
- a CDS encoding DUF421 domain-containing protein, which translates to MIILKPTIAFFLLLLLARILGKKQMSQMTFFNYVTGITIGSLAANIITFNDKTIWDEVVGLIWWCLLTALLSIITLKFTKLRVIIDGQPTILIKNGRFQEDALSKSKISIEDLTMMLREQNIFSIKEVDYAILEPNGKLSVLKVQDQLNVIRKDLDIPTSKPKYFPEEIIIDGKIVYNNLTAYGLNVQWLENQLRQQKIKRASDVFYAELQDDGTLYTLLRNKKA; encoded by the coding sequence TTGATAATACTTAAGCCTACAATTGCTTTTTTTCTCTTACTACTATTGGCAAGAATACTAGGCAAAAAACAAATGAGTCAAATGACATTTTTTAATTATGTCACTGGTATAACTATTGGTTCATTGGCTGCAAACATAATTACATTCAATGATAAAACTATTTGGGATGAAGTTGTGGGTCTAATATGGTGGTGTTTATTAACGGCATTATTATCAATAATAACTCTAAAGTTTACTAAACTAAGAGTTATTATTGATGGTCAACCTACTATTTTAATAAAAAATGGGAGGTTCCAAGAGGATGCTCTATCAAAGAGTAAAATTAGTATTGAAGACTTGACTATGATGCTTAGGGAGCAAAATATATTCTCTATAAAAGAAGTAGATTATGCAATTTTAGAGCCCAATGGTAAATTAAGTGTTTTAAAGGTTCAGGATCAATTAAATGTAATTAGAAAAGATTTAGATATACCTACATCTAAACCTAAATACTTTCCTGAGGAAATTATTATTGACGGTAAAATTGTATATAATAATCTTACTGCCTATGGACTTAATGTTCAATGGCTAGAAAATCAACTTAGACAACAGAAGATAAAACGAGCATCTGATGTTTTTTATGCTGAATTGCAAGATGATGGAACATTATATACACTCCTAAGAAACAAAAAGGCGTAG
- a CDS encoding MetQ/NlpA family ABC transporter substrate-binding protein produces MKKILSLILIAILSLSLLAGCAPKDKAPVESSAEAPVELEEIVIGVSPEPHSKLVSLISDNLEEEGIKVKLIEFTDYVKPNHALADGELDANFFQHKPYLDDFIAQENLDLISIGGVHVEPMALYVNGLESIDDIPEGAEIAIPNDTVNGGRALLLLQENGLIKLKDGVGLAATENDVVENPKNIKFTALEAATLPRVLGEIDGAVINGNYALEAGLNPVEDGVVIEGKESPYANIVAVRAGEENEEKFVKLMEALQSDEIRAYIEENYDGGVVPAF; encoded by the coding sequence ATGAAAAAAATATTATCATTAATTTTAATAGCAATATTATCATTATCACTTTTAGCTGGCTGTGCACCTAAAGACAAAGCACCAGTTGAGTCTTCAGCTGAAGCACCTGTTGAACTTGAAGAAATAGTAATTGGTGTATCACCAGAGCCGCACAGCAAATTGGTTTCTTTAATTTCTGACAACTTAGAAGAAGAAGGAATTAAAGTTAAACTTATTGAATTTACCGATTATGTAAAACCAAATCATGCCTTAGCAGATGGTGAATTGGATGCAAACTTCTTCCAACACAAACCATATTTAGATGATTTTATTGCTCAAGAAAACTTAGACTTGATTTCAATCGGTGGAGTACACGTTGAACCAATGGCACTATATGTTAATGGATTAGAATCCATTGATGATATTCCTGAAGGGGCAGAAATTGCTATTCCAAATGATACAGTAAATGGAGGTCGTGCACTTCTATTGTTACAAGAAAATGGCTTAATAAAACTAAAAGATGGCGTTGGCTTAGCTGCAACTGAAAATGATGTAGTTGAAAATCCTAAAAACATTAAATTTACAGCCTTAGAAGCTGCAACATTACCTAGAGTATTAGGAGAAATTGACGGAGCTGTTATCAATGGAAACTATGCCCTAGAAGCGGGACTAAATCCTGTAGAAGATGGTGTTGTAATTGAAGGCAAAGAATCTCCTTATGCTAATATAGTTGCTGTAAGAGCAGGAGAAGAAAATGAAGAAAAGTTTGTTAAGTTAATGGAAGCATTACAATCAGATGAAATAAGAGCATATATAGAGGAAAATTATGATGGTGGCGTAGTACCAGCGTTTTAA
- a CDS encoding methionine ABC transporter permease, translating to MIDLVIPSLLETLYMVFFSTIFSILLGFPLGIILVVTEKGGIWEKPLLNKILDSIINLFRSFPFLILMILLFPLSKLIIGKTIGTTATIVPLSISAAPFVARVMESSLKEVDKGVIEFSLAMGATIPQIITRVLLPEALPSIILGITLTIINLIGYSAMAGSIGGGGLGDLAIRYGLYRFQTDIMIIAVVIIVILVQSIQFIGNTLSARINKK from the coding sequence ATGATTGATTTAGTTATACCTTCATTACTTGAAACTTTATATATGGTATTTTTCTCAACTATATTTTCCATATTATTGGGGTTCCCTTTAGGAATTATATTGGTAGTTACTGAAAAAGGTGGTATTTGGGAAAAACCTCTATTAAATAAGATTCTAGATAGCATTATCAATTTATTTAGATCATTTCCATTCTTAATTTTGATGATTTTACTTTTCCCATTATCAAAGTTAATAATTGGAAAAACTATAGGGACAACAGCAACTATAGTACCACTATCCATTTCAGCTGCACCATTTGTAGCTAGAGTTATGGAAAGCAGTCTAAAAGAAGTAGATAAAGGTGTAATCGAGTTTAGTTTAGCCATGGGAGCAACAATCCCACAAATAATAACTAGGGTATTACTTCCAGAAGCTTTGCCTTCTATAATACTTGGTATCACCCTTACTATAATAAATCTAATTGGTTATTCTGCCATGGCTGGTTCAATAGGTGGCGGTGGATTAGGAGACCTTGCAATTAGATATGGTCTATATCGATTCCAAACAGATATTATGATCATAGCTGTTGTTATAATCGTTATTTTAGTTCAATCTATACAATTTATTGGAAACACACTTTCAGCAAGAATTAATAAAAAATAA
- a CDS encoding methionine ABC transporter ATP-binding protein, translating to MINIQNLSKDYVNGKESLSAVKNVNLNINKGEIFGVIGLSGAGKSTLIRCINRLEEPSSGKIFIDGADITSMDKESLRLMRKEIGMIFQHFNLLSQKTVYDNIAFPLQLEGTNKKQIDDRVNKLLEYVELTDKKDSYPSQLSGGQKQRVAIARAIANNPKILLSDEGTSALDPKTTKSILSLLNKIRNEFGITIVMITHQMEVVKEICDKVAIMEDGRVVETDTVENIFREPKTKTASSFLNTMQNTIDDEIINPRDYQGKLIRLSYLGNSANMPIVSKTIKKFNIEVNILSGNINKLHESNIGHLILEFIGNDDEVDKAISYLKNENVHVEVLQ from the coding sequence ATGATAAACATTCAAAATCTTTCGAAGGATTATGTAAATGGAAAAGAAAGTTTGTCAGCAGTTAAAAATGTCAATCTTAATATAAACAAAGGTGAAATATTTGGGGTTATTGGTCTTAGTGGTGCAGGCAAATCTACATTGATAAGATGCATTAACAGATTAGAAGAGCCTTCTAGTGGAAAAATCTTTATTGATGGTGCTGACATTACATCAATGGATAAAGAGTCCTTAAGATTGATGAGGAAAGAAATAGGAATGATTTTTCAACATTTTAATCTCCTATCACAAAAAACTGTTTATGATAATATAGCTTTTCCATTACAACTAGAAGGAACAAACAAGAAACAAATAGATGATAGGGTGAATAAATTACTTGAATATGTTGAGCTCACTGATAAAAAGGATTCTTACCCTAGTCAATTGAGTGGTGGTCAGAAACAACGTGTTGCCATAGCAAGAGCAATTGCTAACAACCCTAAAATTTTATTAAGTGATGAAGGTACATCTGCACTTGACCCTAAAACAACGAAATCAATATTATCATTACTAAATAAAATTAGAAATGAATTTGGCATTACCATCGTGATGATAACACACCAAATGGAGGTTGTTAAGGAGATATGTGACAAAGTTGCTATCATGGAAGATGGAAGAGTTGTTGAGACTGATACAGTAGAAAATATCTTTAGAGAACCAAAAACTAAAACTGCTAGTAGTTTTTTAAATACTATGCAAAATACTATTGATGATGAAATCATAAATCCAAGGGATTATCAAGGTAAACTAATTAGATTAAGTTATCTTGGGAATAGTGCTAATATGCCAATAGTTTCAAAGACTATTAAAAAGTTTAATATAGAAGTAAATATACTATCTGGTAATATCAATAAATTACATGAGAGTAACATAGGACACTTAATACTAGAATTCATTGGGAATGATGATGAAGTTGACAAAGCAATTTCATACTTAAAAAATGAAAATGTTCATGTGGAGGTGTTACAATGA